The DNA region TATACCGCAGATGGAAAAGCCTACAAAGGGGAAGGCGTTGGACATGGCCGAGGCTGGCCCGGTTCAGGGGTTTGATGCATCTATTACAGGTACATCTGATTACGAGGACACCAAGGATTCTGATCTAGTGATTATTACGGCAGGCATTGCCCGTAAACCAGGAATGAGTCGTGATGACCTTGTGCAAACCAACCAGAAAATCATGCGTTCAGTGGCAAAGGAAGTTGCGAAATATTCGCCAGATAGCTACATTATCGTGCTGACCAATCCGGTTGATGCGATGACCTACACGGTTTTTAAAGAAACTGGTTTTCCGAAGAATCGTGTCATTGGGCAATCAGGCGTTCTTGATACCGCAAGATTTTGCACATTTGTCGCTCAGGAATTAAATCTGTCTGTCAAGGATATAACCGGCTTTGTGCTTGGGGGACATGGGGACGATATGGTTCCCCTTGTCCGCTATTCCTATGCTGGCGGAATTCCTTTGGATCAGCTTATTCCAAAAGAACGGCTCGAAAGCATTGTCGAACGGACAAGAAAAGGCGGAGGAGAGATTGTGGAACTGCTGGGTAATGGCAGTGCCTACTATGCACCTGCTGCCTCTCTTGTTTCCATGGCTGAAGCTATCTTGAAGGATCAGCGCCGGGTTCTCCCAGCTATAGCTTATTTAGAGGGAGAATATGGCTATGATGGAATCTACCTTGGCGTACCAGCCATCATAGGAGCAAACGGCATAGAAAAAGTCATTGAGCTGAAATTGCAGGACGAGGAAAAAGCCGCCCTTGCACAGTCAGTTCAGTCGGTTAAAGCGGTTATGTCTATTCTTGTGTAAAGAAATAAGGATGAAAGGACTCTGAATGATTTTAATCAGAGTCCTTTTTTATGTTTTCTTGCGCAAGCTAGTTAAAGTATAGGAAATGGAATTAAACTCTGATGCAGTTTCTATAACTTTAAATCCCTATTTTCATGAATGTTTTTCTGAAACCGCCCAACTGCAGTCCCCGTATCTCTTTCCATCATCTGAGCTATTTTCCCATTCAGGTATTATATCAAGATTTCTTCTTTTCATATATAATAGTGAGGGATTAAACTATTGCTAGAAGAATAAGAGAAGGCAGCTTAGTTGATTCTCTATAATCTTCTTTACAATAAATGTAAGTGAGTATGATTCGAAATACAAAAATATGGTTGATTAATCAAACTTAAGCTTTCATGAATGAAGCGTATTGGGAGGATAAGATGAGTAAAAAAGTTCTGGTTGTAGAAGATGAAGAATCAATCATTACCTTGCTCACATATAATCTGGAACAAGCTGGATTTACTGTTATTAAGGCTATGGATGGGGAAATGGGCAAGCAACTGGCAATGACGGAGAAACCAGATGTTGTCATATTGGATCTCATGCTGCCAAAGTTAGACGGGATTGAGGTTTGTAAAATTTTACGACAAAATAAAATAACGGTTCCAATTTTGATGCTAACTGCTAAAAGTGAAGAATTTGATAAAGTCCTAGGACTTGAACTTGGTGCAGATGATTATATGACGAAGCCATTCAGCCCGCGTGAGGTTGTGGCAAGGGTGAAGGCGCTTCTTCGCAGAGTAGATATGCTGAATATGGCAAGTGAGACAAAAGAAGATGATTCAGAATGCATGACGATTGCTAAACTGAAAATCTATTTTGAGCGGTATGAAGCCTATTTAGGTGATGAAATGCTTGAGCTTACTCCAAAGGAATTTGAGTTATTAGCCTATTTGGCAAAGAATAAATCTAGAATCCTTACAAGAGACCAGCTGCTGAACGTGATTTGGAATTATGATTTCGTCGGTGATACACGAATTGTGGATGTTCATATCAGCCATCTGCGTGAGAAGATTGAACAGGACACGAAGAAACCAGTCTACATTAAAACCGTGCGCGGTTTAGGCTATAAACTAGAGGAACCGAAAGAATGAACAAAGCAAGAAGAATGATGGTCGTTGAAATAGCATCCGCTATCCTGATTGTAACCCTGTTGTTTGCGATTCTTTTAGGAAAGCTTTTCACAATGTATCTTGAGAGAGATACTAAGAACGACTTAAAGGATGCAGCGCAAATCATTGAATGGCAGCTTACAGATATAGAGGATTCAGATATTCTAAATAGCAGGCTCGATCAGCTCAGCAAAAAGTATGGCATGACAATTCTTCTCGCCGGTTCTGATGGTAATCTTCTTTCGGAATTTACCGATGCTGAAGAAGGGTTAACGGAAGAGGAGCGTGCCCTTTATCAGGCTGAGGTAAAGGAGTATGCAGGGGATTCTGCTGAACCAGCTGTTGGTGAGCTAAAGTCAACAGGCTTATATTATTACCTTGATAGCAATCAAGCGGCAGGAGGTTACCTGCTCGTCGGGAAAGAGAGGAACCCTGGTATAGAAGGGGTGTCTGTGTTGGCAACTTCCCTGTCGTTTTTGGGTATTGCTTTTATTATTATCATGCTGTTTGTCTTTCAAATCGTTAAAAAGTATTTCATGCCGATTGATAGTGCACTTCATGCTGTGCGCGAGCTGGCGAAGGGCAATTATCGTGCGCGATCATATGTCGGGCGAAATAAAGAAGCGGGGATACTGAATAATTCCATTAATCAGCTCGCCCGTGATTTGCAAGAGATGAATATTGCGTATGATATTCAAAAGGACCGGCTCAATACCTTGATTGAGAATATGGGAAGCGCGTTATTATTGATTGATGACAAGGGTTATATCAATATGGTCAATCGAGCTTACCTCAATCTCTTTCAGGTAGATGAAGAGAGCTACTTATCTGAGTTGTATTATAAAGTGATTGACAGCGAGAAAGTGAACGCTTTAATCGAGGAAATCTTCATGGTGGAGCAAAAGGTCAAAAAGCAAATTGTACTGACTATTGGGCTTGAGCGGAAGAATTTCGAAGTGTATGGAGCTCCAATCATTGGCCCAAAAGGTGAATGGAAAGGAATCATTCTTGTCTTCCACGATATTACGGAACTGAAAGATCTTGAAAGGGTACGAAAGCAGTTCGTGGCTAATGTATCACATGAATTGAATACTCCAGTTACGTCGATCAAGGGGTTCACGGAGACGTTGATTGACGGCGCGAAGGAAGATAAGAATACACTTGACCATTTCTTGTCAATCATCCTGAAAGAGAGCAATAGACTGCAGGCACTGATCAAGGAATTGCTTGAGTTATCAAAGGTTGAACAGCACGGCTTCCAGCTTGATTTTCAAAAGGTGGATATCATGCCTGTCCTGATGGATACCTTCGAGATTCTTGAAAAGAAAGCAGCTAAAAAAAATATCTGCTTCGAGATAGTCGATCCGAAAAGACAAATCGTTTGTGAAACGGATTCTTTCCGCTTGCAGCAAGTCATCATCAACCTTGTCAGCAATGCTATTGCCTATACTCCGCCAAATGGAAAGGTGACCGTATCTGTGAGTGAGGATAAGGATGAGGTTTTTATCAAGGTTTCGGATACGGGAATTGGCATTGATGAAAAGGAATTTCCGCGTATTTTTGAGCGCTTTTATCGGGTTGATAAGGACAGGAGCAGGGAGAGCGGCGGGACTGGTCTCGGACTTGCCATCGTAAAGCATATCCTTGAGGCTCATCATGGTAAAATTACGATTGACAGCAAGCTTGATGAGGGCAGTACGTTTACGGTAATCATTCCGAGGTCTCAAGGCTCTGACAGAGGAAAATAAATGATATAAGAAATGTTAGCTCCTTTCACTTGGTTCGTGAAGGGAGCTTTTTAATTTCCTGAAAAAAGGAGTAAACCTTGCTCTCAAAGGATGGAACAGCTGTTTTTCTTTCAATCAAGACTCATGTTAGAATAGAGTAATAAGATTGTCGGTTAATTGGATAAATTAGCTCAAATGGGAGGAAAGCATGGATAAAAGAATCGTCTTAATAGATGGCAATAGCATTGCCTACCGAGCATTTTTCGCATTGCCTTTGCTCAATAATGATAAGGGTGTACATACAAATGCCATATACGGCTTTGCGATGATGCTGAATAAAATTATGGAAGAGGAAAAGCCGACCCATATGCTGGTGGCCTTTGATGCGGGTAAGACAACATTTCGCCACAGCACGTTCGCAGAATATAAGGGAGGCCGTCAAAAGACGCCGCCTGAGCTGTCCGAGCAATTCCCATTCATACGCGAATTGCTGGATGCCTATGGTATTTCCCGCTATGAATTGACGAATTATGAAGCAGATGACATTATCGGCACACTCGCCGTGCTCGCAGAGGGAGACGGATACGAGGTCACGGTCATATCTGGAGACAAGGATTTGACGCAGCTGGCTTCAGAGAAAACGACAGTTCGAATTACGCGTAAAGGAATCACTGACATGGAGGATTACACACCTCAGCATATTCGAGAGAAGTATGATTTGACGCCTGAGCAAATCATCGACCTGAAGGGCTTGATGGGCGATTCCTCTGATAATATCCCTGGAATTCCTGGTGTTGGAGAGAAGACAGCCCTTAAGCTTCTGCATCAATTCGGAACTGTGGAGGCGGTTGTTGAGTCGCCTGATAAGGTGAGCGGCAAGAAATTAAAGGAAAAAATTGAAGAATATAAAGAGCAGGCCATCCTCTCTAAACAGCTGGCGACCATTGAAACAAAGGCGCCAATCGAAGTCAGCCTTGAGGAAGTCGATTACACAGGACCTGATCAAGAAAAGCTGCTTGCCATTTATAAGGAGCTTGGCTTTGCAACCTTAATCGAGAAGATGGATCCGGTTAAGGCTCAGGAAAATGAGGTGCTAGAGGAGATTGACTATACATTCGTCAAGGAGATTACACCTGAGCTATTCACTGATGATACAGCGCTGTATGTAGAAATCCTGGAGGATAATTATCATACTGCGCCTATCATTGGACTGGCCATCTCAAATGCGAAGGGAACTTTCTTTATCGAGAAGGATAAGGCTGTCGAGTCTGATGTGTTTAAGGAGTGGGCAGGAAATCCTGACATGAAGAAAACGGTGCATGATGTAAAGAAAACGACTGTTGCCCTGCATCGAGAGGGGATTGAGCTGAAAGGTGCCAGCTTTGACCTTTTCCTTGCTTCCTATGTGCTTAACCCTGCTGAGCCGGAAGTCGATATGGCCGATCTTGCGAAAAAGCATAATGCAGGTCATATCCAAACGGATGAGCATGTATATGGAAAAGGAGCGAAACGTAAAATCCCAAGTCCGGAGGTTTGCGGTGAGCATATTGCACGCAAGGCTCATGCGATGGGCTTAATCAAAGCGAGTATTGAAAGTCAGTTAATTGCGAATGCGCAATTATCCTTGTTGATGGATTTGGAATTGCCTCTCGCCATCATCCTGGCAGAGATGGAGATTACCGGAGTCAAGGTGGACAAGGAGAGATTGAAGGAAATGGGCGGCGAGCTGGCGGCGAGGCTTGCTGATATTGAGGCGAAAATTTATGACCTCGCTGGTGAGAGGTTTAACATCAACTCACCGAAGCAATTAGGTGTCATCCTTTTTGAACGATTGGGTCTGCCGGTAATCAAGAAGACGAAAACAGGTTATTCCACATCAGCGGATATCCTGGAGAAGCTTGAGAACAAGCATGAAATCATCCGCGAAATCCTGATTTATCGCCAGCTGGGCAAGCTACAATCCACCTATATTGAAGGGTTATTGAAGGTCATCCATGAGGATGGAAAGGTTCATACGCGCTTCAATCAAGCGTTAACGCAAACGGGACGTCTCAGCTCGACTGACCCCAATTTGCAGAACATTCCTATCCGTCTGGAAGAAGGCAAGAAAATCCGTCAGGCGTTTGTGCCATCAGTGGAAGATTGGGTCATCTTTGCTGCTGACTATTCCCAAATCGAGCTGCGTGTCCTTGCCCATATTGCAGATGACGAGAACTTAATCAATGCATTCAAGGCAGATATGGACATCCATACAAAAACAGCGATGGACGTCTTCCATGTAACAGAAGAGGAAGTGACGTCCATAATGAGGCGTCAAGCAAAAGCGGTCAACTTTGGGATTGTATATGGCATCAGTGATTATGGATTATCGCAAAATCTCAATATTACGCGTAAGGAAGCGGGCACATTCATTGACCGTTATTTAGATAGCTATCCGGGCGTCCAGCGTTACATGAAGGATATAATCGAGGACGCGAAGGAGCGCGGCTATGTCACGACCCTTCTGCACCGCCGCCGATATATCCCTGAAATCAATAACCGGAATTTCAATGTCCGCGGTTTTGCAGAACGGACAGCCATGAACACGCCAATACAGGGCAGTGCCGCTGACATTATTAAATTGGCGATGATTCACATGAGCGATCGGCTGAAGAGAGAGAATTTGAAAGCGAAGCTATTACTGCAAGTGCATGATGAATTGATTTTTGAAGCGCCAAAGGAAGAAATAGACATCTTAAAGAAAATTGTACCGGAGGAAATGGAGAATGCCATTAAATTGAGTGTTCCGCTCAAGGTGGATTATTCATTTGGCAACACATGGTACGATGCAAAATAGAGAGCGGCATAAGGGGGTATTTATTTGCCTGAATTACCAGAAGTAGA from Pradoshia eiseniae includes:
- the mdh gene encoding malate dehydrogenase, with translation MGLKRNKISVIGSGFTGATTAFLLAQKELGDVVLVDIPQMEKPTKGKALDMAEAGPVQGFDASITGTSDYEDTKDSDLVIITAGIARKPGMSRDDLVQTNQKIMRSVAKEVAKYSPDSYIIVLTNPVDAMTYTVFKETGFPKNRVIGQSGVLDTARFCTFVAQELNLSVKDITGFVLGGHGDDMVPLVRYSYAGGIPLDQLIPKERLESIVERTRKGGGEIVELLGNGSAYYAPAASLVSMAEAILKDQRRVLPAIAYLEGEYGYDGIYLGVPAIIGANGIEKVIELKLQDEEKAALAQSVQSVKAVMSILV
- a CDS encoding response regulator transcription factor; this translates as MSKKVLVVEDEESIITLLTYNLEQAGFTVIKAMDGEMGKQLAMTEKPDVVILDLMLPKLDGIEVCKILRQNKITVPILMLTAKSEEFDKVLGLELGADDYMTKPFSPREVVARVKALLRRVDMLNMASETKEDDSECMTIAKLKIYFERYEAYLGDEMLELTPKEFELLAYLAKNKSRILTRDQLLNVIWNYDFVGDTRIVDVHISHLREKIEQDTKKPVYIKTVRGLGYKLEEPKE
- the pnpS gene encoding two-component system histidine kinase PnpS encodes the protein MNKARRMMVVEIASAILIVTLLFAILLGKLFTMYLERDTKNDLKDAAQIIEWQLTDIEDSDILNSRLDQLSKKYGMTILLAGSDGNLLSEFTDAEEGLTEEERALYQAEVKEYAGDSAEPAVGELKSTGLYYYLDSNQAAGGYLLVGKERNPGIEGVSVLATSLSFLGIAFIIIMLFVFQIVKKYFMPIDSALHAVRELAKGNYRARSYVGRNKEAGILNNSINQLARDLQEMNIAYDIQKDRLNTLIENMGSALLLIDDKGYINMVNRAYLNLFQVDEESYLSELYYKVIDSEKVNALIEEIFMVEQKVKKQIVLTIGLERKNFEVYGAPIIGPKGEWKGIILVFHDITELKDLERVRKQFVANVSHELNTPVTSIKGFTETLIDGAKEDKNTLDHFLSIILKESNRLQALIKELLELSKVEQHGFQLDFQKVDIMPVLMDTFEILEKKAAKKNICFEIVDPKRQIVCETDSFRLQQVIINLVSNAIAYTPPNGKVTVSVSEDKDEVFIKVSDTGIGIDEKEFPRIFERFYRVDKDRSRESGGTGLGLAIVKHILEAHHGKITIDSKLDEGSTFTVIIPRSQGSDRGK
- the polA gene encoding DNA polymerase I, which produces MDKRIVLIDGNSIAYRAFFALPLLNNDKGVHTNAIYGFAMMLNKIMEEEKPTHMLVAFDAGKTTFRHSTFAEYKGGRQKTPPELSEQFPFIRELLDAYGISRYELTNYEADDIIGTLAVLAEGDGYEVTVISGDKDLTQLASEKTTVRITRKGITDMEDYTPQHIREKYDLTPEQIIDLKGLMGDSSDNIPGIPGVGEKTALKLLHQFGTVEAVVESPDKVSGKKLKEKIEEYKEQAILSKQLATIETKAPIEVSLEEVDYTGPDQEKLLAIYKELGFATLIEKMDPVKAQENEVLEEIDYTFVKEITPELFTDDTALYVEILEDNYHTAPIIGLAISNAKGTFFIEKDKAVESDVFKEWAGNPDMKKTVHDVKKTTVALHREGIELKGASFDLFLASYVLNPAEPEVDMADLAKKHNAGHIQTDEHVYGKGAKRKIPSPEVCGEHIARKAHAMGLIKASIESQLIANAQLSLLMDLELPLAIILAEMEITGVKVDKERLKEMGGELAARLADIEAKIYDLAGERFNINSPKQLGVILFERLGLPVIKKTKTGYSTSADILEKLENKHEIIREILIYRQLGKLQSTYIEGLLKVIHEDGKVHTRFNQALTQTGRLSSTDPNLQNIPIRLEEGKKIRQAFVPSVEDWVIFAADYSQIELRVLAHIADDENLINAFKADMDIHTKTAMDVFHVTEEEVTSIMRRQAKAVNFGIVYGISDYGLSQNLNITRKEAGTFIDRYLDSYPGVQRYMKDIIEDAKERGYVTTLLHRRRYIPEINNRNFNVRGFAERTAMNTPIQGSAADIIKLAMIHMSDRLKRENLKAKLLLQVHDELIFEAPKEEIDILKKIVPEEMENAIKLSVPLKVDYSFGNTWYDAK